A stretch of Cucumis sativus cultivar 9930 chromosome 2, Cucumber_9930_V3, whole genome shotgun sequence DNA encodes these proteins:
- the LOC101210736 gene encoding mitochondrial import receptor subunit TOM6 homolog — protein sequence MFPGMFMRKPDKAAALKQLRSHVAMFGVWVAVIRVTPYVLHYLSDEKEELKLDF from the coding sequence atgtttcCAGGGATGTTTATGCGTAAGCCTGATAAGGCTGCTGCTCTCAAGCAGCTCCGATCTCACGTCGCTATGTTCGGCGTTTGGGTTGCTGTAATTCGAGTTACTCCCTATGTTCTTCACTACCTCTCCGACGAGAAAGAAGAACTCAAGCTCGACTTTTAG
- the LOC101211762 gene encoding probable NAD(P)H dehydrogenase (quinone) FQR1-like 1, whose protein sequence is MGKGNGCVPSKNGPSVTVSDANPIPIPDQPKSTAREISRNLRIFIVYYSMYGHVDLLAKRMKKGVDSVDGVEGVLFKVPETLPLKTLEQMRVPVKDDGVPVISVEEMVEADGFLFGFPTRYGSMAAQMKSFFDSTIVLWQDQRLAGIPAGLFVSTGTQGGGQETTALTAVNVLAYHGMVYVPIGYTFGSEMSNLESTRGGSPYGAGVFSGDGSRPPSSNELDLAHHQGKYMATLLKRSLPFYSR, encoded by the exons ATGGGGAAAGGGAACGGATGCGTACCTAGCAAGAACGGACCATCTGTAACCGTCTCCGATGCGAATCCAATTCCAATTCCCGATCAACCAAAATCCACCGCCAGAGAAATCTCCAGGAATCTCAGAATCTTCATCGTCTATTACTCCATGTATGGTCACGTCGATCTCTTGGCCAAGAGGATGAAGAAAGGAGTCGATTCTGTTGACGGCGTCGAAGGTGTTTTGTTCAAGGTGCCGGAGACTCTGCCGTTGAAAACGCTGGAACAGATGAGAGTTCCGGTGAAGGATGATGGCGTGCCGGTGATTTCCGTGGAGGAGATGGTGGAAGCAGATGGATTCTTGTTTGGGTTTCCGACGAGGTATGGATCTATGGCGGCGCAAATGAAATCGTTTTTTGATTCGACGATTGTTCTTTGGCAGGATCAGAGATTGGCCGGAATTCCCGCCGGATTGTTTGTGAGTACCGGAACTCAAGGCGGCGGGCAAGAGACGACGGC GTTAACAGCAGTGAATGTTCTAGCATACCATGGGATGGTGTATGTTCCAATAGGGTACACTTTTGGGAGTGAAATGAGTAATTTGGAGTCCACAAGAGGAGGATCTCCATATGGGGCTGGAGTCTTCTCTGGTGATGGCTCAAGACCTCCATCTTCCAATGAGCTTGATCTTGCTCATCATCAAGGCAAGTACATGGCTACCCTACTTAAACGATCCCTCCCTTTTTACTCTCGTTGA
- the LOC101211519 gene encoding deSI-like protein At4g17486 translates to MKARSENGWHCIKSLYFRGKPTKDLCLLQKVKASASTPGEAPVYLNVYDLTPANGYVYWAGLGIFHSGIEVYGIEYAFGAHDYPTSGIFEVEPRTCPGFKFRKSIYIGTTCLDPIQVRDFMERQAANYHGDSYHLIVKNCNHFCEDVCRKLTGKCIPKWINRLARIGSKCNCILPKALKATTMQHDPRFEGQDSEKKRLRSGFSCLSSISMNQKEVSISSLFLHSHYKGCLPPWELKRSKSWSFK, encoded by the exons ATGAAAGCTAGATCAGAGAATGGATGGCATTGCATCAAGTCTCTTTACTTTAGAGGTAAACCAACCAAGGATTTGTGCCTGTTGCAGAAGGTGAAGGCCTCCGCCAGTACGCCGGGAGAAGCTCCAGTTTATCTCAATGTGTATGACTTAACCCCCGCAAATGGCTACGTCTACTGGGCTGGCCTTGGTATCTTTCACTCTGGTATAGAAG TTTACGGCATTGAATATGCCTTTGGAGCCCATGACTACCCGACGAGTGGGATCTTTGAGGTAGAACCCCGAACATGTCCTGGCTTCAAGTTTAGGAAGTCAATCTATATCGGCACAACTTGCTTGGACCCAATCCAAGTGAGAGACTTCATGGAGCGTCAAGCTGCAAACTATCATGGCGATTCATATCACTTGATCGTGAAGAATTGCAACCACTTCTGTGAGGATGTATGTAGAAAGCTAACAGGGAAATGCATACCAAAATGGATTAATCGACTTGCAAGAATAG GTTCGAAATGCAACTGCATACTCCCCAAGGCTCTTAAGGCCACGACCATGCAACACGACCCGAGATTTGAGGGACAGGACAGCGAAAAGAAAAGGCTAAGAAGTGGCTTCAGTTGCTTATCCTCAATCTCCATGAATCAGAAGGAAGTTTCAATATCTTCACTGTTTCTACACTCCCACTACAAAGGCTGCCTACCTCCATGGGAACTAAAAAGATCAAAAAGCTGGTCGTTCAAGTAA
- the LOC101209991 gene encoding dolichyl-diphosphooligosaccharide--protein glycosyltransferase 48 kDa subunit, with translation MSKSFLLFTLIALLPFLTHAFSPDNPTDRKVLVLLDDFAIKSSHSLFFKSLQSRGFDLDFKLADDPKIALQRYGRYFYDALILFAPTIERFGGSVDSAAILDFVDSGHDLILAADSNASELIREIATECGVDFDEDPASVVIDHTSYAVSETEGDHTLIASDDLIKSDVIVGSQKIEAPVLFQGIGHTLNPANSLVLKALSASPAAYSANPKSKLSSPPQLTGSAISLVSVVQARNSARILISGSLSLFSNRFFKSGVQKAGSPTKFDKSGNEQFSVELSKWVFHERGHLKAVNVRHHKVGETDEPAIYRINDELEYSVEIYEWSGKTWEPYVTGDVQVQFYMMSPYVLKTLSTDNKGLYHTAFKVPDVYGVFQFKVEYQKLGYTTLSLSKQIPVRPFRHNEYERFIPTAYPYYGSAFSMMAGFFIFTIVHLYNK, from the exons ATGTCGAAATCCTTTCTCCTCTTTACACTAATCgctcttcttccatttctcaCCCATGCCTTCTCCCCTGACAATCCAACAGATCGCAAAGTCCTCGTCTTACTCGATGACTTCGCCATCAAATCTTCCCATTCTTTGTTCTTCAAGTCCCTCCAATCTCGAGGTTTCGACCTCGATTTCAAGCTCGCCGATGACCCCAAGATCGCCTTGCAGAGATATGGACGCTATTTCTACGATGCATTGATCTTGTTTGCCCCAACAATTGAAC GCTTTGGTGGATCCGTTGATTCTGCTGCTATACTGGATTTTGTCGATTCGGGCCATGATTTGATTCTTGCTGCTGATTCTAATGCATCTGAGTTGATCCGAGAAATTGCCACCGAATGTGGTGTTGATTTTGATGAG GATCCAGCTTCTGTAGTCATTGACCACACCAGCTATGCAGTATCAGAGACTGAGGGTGACCACACATTGATTGCTAGTGACGATTTGATCAAGTCCGATGTAATTGTGGGAAGCCAGAAAATCGAG GCTCCTGTACTTTTCCAGGGGATTGGCCATACTTTAAATCCTGCCAATAGCTTG GTGCTAAAAGCTCTATCAGCATCTCCCGCAGCTTATTCTGCCAACCCAAAATCCAAGCTATCAAGTCCCCCACAACTAACTGGATCTGCCATCTCTCTGGTTTCAGTCGTACAG GCAAGAAACAGTGCCCGGATTTTGATATCTGGATCATTAAGTTTGTTTAGCAATCG ATTCTTCAAATCTGGGGTACAGAAGGCTGGGAGTCCAACCAA ATTTGATAAGTCAGGCAACGAGCAGTTTTCAGTTGAACTAAGCAAATGGGTTTTCCACGAGAGAGGCCATCTTAAG GCTGTGAATGTTAGGCACCACAAGGTTGGGGAAACTGATGAACCGGCAATTTACAGGATTAATGATGAATTG GAATATTCAGTTGAGATCTACGAGTGGTCTGGTAAGACATGGGAGCCATATGTAACTGGTGATGTTCAGGTGCAGTTTTACATGATGAGCCcctatgttttaaaaactttatcaACCGACAACAAG GGTCTTTATCACACAGCCTTCAAAGTTCCAGATGTATATGGAGTATTCCAGTTCAAGGTTGAGTATCAAAAACTTGGCTACACTACCTTATCTCTATCAAAGCAg ATTCCAGTGAGACCCTTTAGGCACAATGAATATGAAAGATTCATTCCTACAGCCTATCCATACTATGGATCAGCATTTTCAATG ATGGCTGGGTTCTTCATCTTCACTATTGTTCACCTATATAACAAGTAA
- the LOC101205939 gene encoding pentatricopeptide repeat-containing protein At4g20090, with protein sequence MLLSHSTLTLHFSDSALLRNPFDPMPKFSIHQLNPLTISLHKPARLSPFFYFSSLPLSSNSTPDAQNELSISPQIFKSRPQFGSYKLGDATFYRLIENYATSREFHFIHQVLDRMKREGRVLTETIFILIFKACGKAHLPGEAVNFFHRMANDLHCKQTVKSFNSVLNVIIQEGDFSYAFKFYLHVFGANSKGFQPNLLTYNLIIKALCKLGQIDRAVDTFREMPLKNCNPDVFTYSTLMNGLCKERRVDEAVFLLDEMQAEGCLPNPVTFNVLIDALSKNGDLSRAAKLVDNMFLKGCVPNEVTYNTLIHGLCLKGKLDKALSLLEKMVSSKCVPNQVTYGTIINGLVKQRRAEDGVHILMSMEERGQKANEYIYSSLISGLFKEGKSENAVRLWKEMAEKGCKPNVVVYGAFIDGLCRDEKPDEAEDILQEMLSKGFLPNAFTYSSLMKGFFKKGDSQKAILVWKEMMSQDMRHNVVCCSVLLNGLCESGRLREALTVWTHMLGEGLKPDVVAYSSMIKGLCDVGSVDKGLKLFYEMQCQEPKSRPDVVTYNILFNALCRQDNLTRAIDLLNSMLDEGCDPDSLTCNIFLETLRERINPPQDGRLFLDELVVRLLKRERKLSALRIVEEMLLRFLPPEPSTWSRVIQRTCKPKRIRETIDECCRSLYG encoded by the coding sequence ATGCTTCTCTCTCACTCTACTCTAACCCTACACTTTTCTGATTCTGCGCTGTTAAGAAACCCTTTCGATCCCATGCCCAAATTTTCCATACACCAATTAAACCCCCTCACAATCTCTCTTCACAAGCCGGCGCGcctttctcctttcttttatttttcctctctccCTCTTTCTTCCAACTCAACTCCGGATGCCCAAAATGAGCTCTCCATATCacctcaaatattcaaatccCGCCCTCAATTCGGTTCCTATAAACTGGGGGATGCTACATTTTATCGTTTGATTGAGAACTATGCAACTTCTCGGGAATTCCATTTCATACACCAAGTTTTGGATAGAATGAAACGTGAAGGGCGGGTCCTTACGGAAACTATTTTTATCCTAATTTTCAAGGCTTGCGGGAAAGCTCATTTACCTGGGGAAGCtgtgaatttttttcacaGAATGGCCAACGACCTTCATTGTAAGCAGACTGTAAAGTCATTCAATTCAGTTCTTAACGTAATTATTCAAGAGGGGGACTTTTCATACGCATTCAAGTTTTATTTGCACGTTTTCGGTGCCAATAGCAAAGGCTTTCAGCCCAACCTACTTACTTACAATTTGATTATTAAGGCACTGTGCAAGTTAGGGCAGATAGATAGAGCTGTTGACACTTTTAGAGAAATGCCACTGAAGAACTGCAATCCCGACGTCTTCACTTATAGTACATTAATGAATGGGTTATGTAAGGAAAGAAGGGTAGACGAGGCAGTGTTTTTGCTGGATGAGATGCAAGCAGAAGGCTGCCTTCCAAATCCCGTGACATTTAATGTGTTGATTGATGCACTAAGCAAGAATGGTGACTTGAGTCGAGCAGCAAAGCTTGTGGATAATATGTTTCTCAAAGGTTGTGTTCCAAACGAAGTGACTTATAATACCCTTATCCATGGTTTGTGCTTGAAAGGAAAGTTGGACAAAGCTCTTAGTCTTTTGGAGAAAATGGTGTCGAGTAAATGTGTTCCTAATCAAGTCACATATGGAACAATCATTAATGGTCTTGTTAAACAAAGAAGGGCCGAGGATGGAGTACACATTTTGATGTCTATGGAAGAGAGAGGACAAAAGGCAAATGAGTACATTTACTCGTCTCTCATCAGTGGTTTATTTAAGGAGGGCAAGTCTGAAAATGCCGTGAGGCTGTGGAAAGAAATGGCAGAGAAGGGATGCAAACCCAACGTTGTTGTTTATGGTGCCTTTATAGATGGTCTATGTCGAGATGAAAAGCCAGATGAAGCCGAAGACATTTTGCAGGAAATGTTAAGTAAAGGTTTTTTACCAAATGCTTTCACTTACAGTTCCTTGATGaagggtttttttaaaaaaggcgACAGCCAAAAAGCAATCCTTGTATGGAAAGAGATGATGAGTCAGGATATGAGGCACAATGTAGTTTGTTGTAGTGTCTTACTTAATGGCCTATGTGAGAGTGGAAGACTAAGGGAGGCGTTGACAGTGTGGACGCACATGCTCGGTGAGGGACTTAAGCCTGATGTCGTGGCTTATAGTTCAATGATTAAAGGTCTTTGTGATGTCGGCTCTGTAGACAAGGGCTTGAAGCTTTTCTATGAGATGCAATGTCAGGAGCCCAAGTCCCGACCAGATGTGGTCACCTATAATATACTTTTCAATGCCCTCTGTAGGCAGGATAATCTCACCCGTGCCATTGATCTTCTAAATAGTATGCTCGATGAAGGCTGTGACCCTGACTCATTGACATGCAATATCTTTTTAGAAACTTTGAGGGAGAGGATTAATCCACCACAAGATGGAAGGCTGTTTTTAGATGAGCTCGTGGTAAGGTTACTTAAGCGAGAGAGAAAACTATCTGCTTTGAGAATTGTAGAGGAAATGCTCCTAAGATTTCTGCCACCGGAGCCATCAACTTGGTCCAGAGTCATTCAAAGAACATGCAAACCAAAAAGGATTCGAGAAACCATAGACGAGTGTTGCAGAAGTCTGTATGGATAA